The following proteins are co-located in the Malus sylvestris chromosome 13, drMalSylv7.2, whole genome shotgun sequence genome:
- the LOC126595801 gene encoding cell number regulator 7-like, protein MNVDYGHQPQQPRWSGGLCSCGEDVVTCCIACFLPCITFGQIAETVDEGQSSCVNQAIVYGLLWTIQCHWFYSCIYREKLRQKYGLPEEPCCDCCVHFCCESCALCQEHAELKYRGFDPAAGWVGPPTVAPQVPPSMFK, encoded by the exons ATGAATGTTGATTATGGCCACCAACCTCAGCAGCCCAGGTGGTCCGGTGGCCTTTGTAGCTGCGGAGAAGATGTTGTTACAT GTTGCATAGCATGTTTTCTCCCATGCATCACCTTCGGCCAAATTGCTGAAACTGTGGATGAAGGACAAAGCT CTTGCGTAAACCAAGCCATAGTGTACGGGTTGTTGTGGACGATTCAGTGCCATTGGTTCTACTCGTGCATATACAGAGAGAAATTACGCCAAAAATATGGTTTGCCTGAGGAGCcttgttgtgattgttgtgtTCATTTCTGCTGCGAATCATGTGCTCTTTGCCAAGAACATGCTGAGCTCAAATATAGAGGATTCGATCCCGCCGCAG GTTGGGTTGGGCCACCAACCGTTGCTCCACAGGTGCCTCCTTCCATGTTCAAATGA